A DNA window from Phragmites australis chromosome 11, lpPhrAust1.1, whole genome shotgun sequence contains the following coding sequences:
- the LOC133885007 gene encoding AAA-ATPase At3g50940-like, translating to MASCDKAFETYKKAITTAASVAASLMLVRSVVNELVPYEVRDMLFSSVGYLRSHMSSQHTIIIEKKNDGLTNNHIYNAVKTYLATRINTSMQQRLRVSSMDENDKMMVSMAEGEEMSDVYDGTEFKWCLICRDNSSDSNNCYGSQQEVRSFEVSFHKKHKEKALKSYLPFILTTAKAIKDQDRTLRIYMTEYSDEWSPIDLHHPSTFDTLAMDKRLKQSIIDDLNSFIKRKDYYKKIGKAWKRGYLLYGPPGTGKSSLIAAMANHLRFDIYDLELTEVKSNSDLRRLLIGMSNRCILVVEDIDCTIELKQRDKAEGGDKSNPTEENKGEDKVTLSGLLNFVDGLWSTSGEERIIVFTTNYKERLDPALLRPGRMDMHIHMGYCTPEAFRILAKNYHSIDYHVTYPDIEELINEVTVTPAEVSEVLMRNDDTDVALHDLIDHLKLKMKDANVIRTEHKDANNQLGEKKDEQR from the exons ATGGCGTCCTGCGACAAGGCCTTCGAGACCTACAAGAAGGCCATCACTACAGCAGCATCCGTCGCGGCATCTCTGATGCTGGTGCGCAGCGTGGTAAACGAGCTGGTGCCATATGAGGTGCGCGACATGCTGTTCTCCAGCGTCGGCTACCTACGATCACACATGTCGTCGCAGCACACGATCATCATTGAGAAGAAGAATGATGGCCTCACCAACAACCACATCTACAATGCCGTGAAGACTTACCTTGCGACGCGCATCAACACCAGCATGCAGCAGCGCCTGCGCGTCAGTAGCATGGACGAAAATGACAAGATGATGGTCAGCATGGCGGAGGGTGAAGAGATGTCTGACGTGTATGATGGCACTGAATTCAAATGGTGCCTCATCTGCCGTGACAACTCAAGTGACTCCAACAATTGCTATGGCAGCCAGCAAGAGGTCCGCTCCTTTGAGGTGAGCTTCCACAAGAAGCACAAGGAGAAAGCCCTCAAATCATACCTCCCGTTCATTTTGACCACAGCTAAGGCCATAAAAGACCAGGATAGAACTCTAAGGATATACATGACCGAGTACTCGGACGAGTGGTCCCCAATTGACCTCCACCACCCATCTACATTCGACACACTTGCCATGGACAAGAGGCTGAAACAGTCCATCATTGATGACCTCAACAGCTTCATCAAGAGAAAGGATTACTACAAGAAGATTGGAAAGGCATGGAAGCGGGGGTACCTGCTGTATGGTCCACCTGGGACCGGCAAGTCCAGCCTGATCGCAGCCATGGCCAATCATCTCAGGTTTGACATATATGATCTCGAGCTAACTGAGGTCAAGTCCAACTCAGACCTCAGGAGGCTTCTTATTGGCATGAGCAACCGATGCATTCTCGTGGTTGAAGATATAGACTGCACCATCGAGCTGAAACAACGGGACAAAGCTGAGGGAGGTGACAAATCGAATCCTACAGAAGAAAACAAGGGAGAAGACAAG GTAACACTGTCCGGACTGCTCAATTTTGTTGATGGGTTGTGGTCAACAAGTGGGGAGGAAAGGATTATCGTCTTCACGACCAATTACAAGGAGCGGCTCGACCCAGCTCTATTGCGGCCTGGAAGGATGGACATGCACATCCACATGGGGTATTGCACCCCAGAGGCTTTCCGAATCCTTGCCAAGAATTATCATTCTATCGACTACCATGTCACATATCCGGATATTGAGGAGCTGATCAACGAGGTGACGGTGACACCCGCAGAGGTTTCTGAGGTCCTGATGAGGAATGATGACACTGATGTCGCACTCCATGATCTTATCGATCACCTGAAATTAAAAATGAAGGATGCCAATGTGATCAGGACCGAACACAAGGATGCAAATAACCAGCTGGGTGAGAAGAAAGACGAACAGAGATAG